In Acidisarcina polymorpha, the DNA window TTCTTGGAATGGTTGGGGCCAAGCTTGTAAGCAAGATCTCCGTGCCGCATAGGAACTGTGCTCAACGCGATTCGCCCCGCACGTTCGACGAGATGCGCGGGTGATTTGTCGTCTTTAAGCCCGAAGCCGAAATAGCTTTCGTCAAGCTGGCCCATCACGTTCAAAGGAAACATATTCCCTCGAGAGTTCTCCTCAGCGCTCCCGAGATCGATCAAGCGAGGGCAGATGAAGAGAATGTCCCGCGCCCGCATGTCCACGGACGAGAGTGTCATGGTGCCGGGGGGAAGCGGCTGCCGCCAGTTCCTATAAGCCTGTTGAAGATAGGACATCCAAAGATGCAGCCGGGGCAGACAGTAGCTGTGCGCACTTGCCACACGAAAGAAGTAAAGTGTGGGGCCGTTGGTCGGTATGGAAATACCGTTGTGCTTGAGGCCGATCGTCCCCAGCAGCCGGCAGTCGCCCTCTCTTTCACAGAAGCGAAGTGACAGACCTTTCAGGCTACGCTTGCTTAGGAACGTGTCCTTGTCGAAGGCTACGCATATGGTTAAGGGGAGAGCGGATGCCATCGAGTGGCGGTTTGTGACGTCACGCGGCGCACCCATCCCATGCAGCCAGACGGCGACCTCCTTCTGCTCTCCGTCCTGTCCAAGAAAGAACTTCTCTGGCGGCCTCACCTTTCCCAGCAACAGATCCTTCAGGCTATCTTTGACTCTTCTAGCGATCGACATGTGCTAAGTCCCTCTCCGCTGTATTCATGTTTTCGGCTGCGTGATGGAAGCTGTACAGGCACTCCACCTCTTCAACTCGCGGCTGCCGATGACTGTTCCAGCGCAACTGGCGCTGTTCTTTTAGTTGGAAGTTCTTCACGTCAAGTCCGCCCATGCCGGGCAACTCGGAAAGCATGCGCGTTCCCACGAAGAGGAAGTGGTTGCGCGTGACCCGCTGGGTCGTGGCTAGATAAGAAGCGAGTTCTTCTTTGTCGATGTCCGTCATGGCGTGGCAGCTGAACGTGAGATCAGCGCTCGCCGTCTGAAGGCTTTCCATCTGAAACAGCGGCATCAGGACGATGTCAGACGCGGCCATGTTTTCCATAGTAAGCGGTCTCTCTCCGAAGAGAAGAAATCTCTTCTGAGGAAGCGCGTTCATCAGGTAGTAGGTTGCAAGGGCGATGCTTTCGGGAAGATCAAAATCCAGATACTTGATCTTTGGGCGGTCGCGCATCAAATAGTAGGCCATTCCACCAAAGCCGCCACCGATCTCAACAATCGTAGAGTGAGCCGACTCGAGCAGGTCTCCGACTCTGGCTGCGCAATAATGCTGAAACTCGGAGCGAGCGGCGACTAATGTGCCATCAATAGAAACTCCAAAGGGATTGCCGATTTCGGGTATCGCCAACTCGCGCAAAAGGAAGCGGGCGCCGGTTTGTTGCTTCCAATGGTCAAGACGATAGAGTGCATCGCTGAGATAGACGCGGCGGTGAAGATCCTTCATGCCACCGCCGAAATAGATATCCGTCATGCCGTAGGGCACTGCTATAAGCCCCGTAGAGCAAGGATCACGAAAGAAGTTGCAGTACATCCGATGCAGGGCTGCGGTATCGCGCGCGTGAAGCGCTTGCCGTACGGGTCCCAGACTGCTGTCCCGTATCTGCTGCCACCAGCCCGTGGCATCGTAAGCTTGGTCAGCAGATCGAGGGTCTTCGATGGTCGCGTGGTAGGCCGCGCATATTCTGTCCAACAGGGCCGTGTCAGGAGCTCCGGTCTGTCTCCGCGATGCAAATCCCGCGGTAACATTCTGGAGCTTATAACGTGGGTCGCCCTCAAACTGGCGATTGCCGCGGCTGGCAAACGCCCGCATCTCAACACGTGCTCCCGCGATCCTTATCGCGCTATTTATGGTTCGTAGAGGATGACGCAGATGTTTGAGCTTTGGCTTCAGCATGAGCGAGCTCCAGAGGCGCTGCCTTCCGAGGGTTTCTATAGATTGCGAAGGAGAACAATGAAAGTCCGATACCTTCTTTGTTCAGCTTGGCCGCCCCGCGAGAGGTATCGTGATTCGACTGTAGCGTGGCAGGTCGAGTCAATTTGTCTTGGATTTGTCTTAAGAATGCCATCGGATTGTCGCGCATGTTGTGGCGCTTGGAAGCGGTAGGTTTTGCGGGCATGCCGAGGCTTGTCCAGGCTGAGGCGCCGAGACTCCAAAGAAATCGTTGTGCGGGCTGCGAAACGGTGCCGTATCGCATGCCTATCTGCGAGCGGCAAAGATCCGAAATTGGGACGGCTCGCGCTTGTTACGCAGCTTTGCTAGTAACGGGCGGGCGGCCCATTGCAGACCATAGTACGGCGAATATGCGGTCATTTGAATCGAGAAGTATTCCTCAAGACGGCGCAACCGCTCTTCGGTCAGGAACTCCAGACTTTTGATGGAGTCCGAGGCAGTTCCATAGCTCCTGCAGAAATGTGCCTGCCGCTCGGATACCATCCTCTGGCCACTATCTTCGCTTGAATACCAGGGAGTATCACTGATAATAACCAACCCGCTCTTCCGCACGCAGCGTAGCGCCTCACCTAGTGTCGCCTGGTAATCCTCGGAGTAGTGAAAGGAAGCATTGAAAATCACAGCATCGAATTGTGCGTCTTGGAAGGGCAAGCATGCAAGCTCCGCTTGAAAGCGCGGGAAGAGCTTAGGGATGAGTTTCCGGTAGTGTTCAGCAGCTCCGAGGCCGTCACGATCATTTGTAAGTAGGTCGACTGCGACGGGCTTGTAGCCGGCAGTTGCCAGACGATAGCTCATCCAGCCGTTGCCTGCGCCTAGATCGAGAATGAGCCCCCCATCGCTCCGAGGTATTTGCTTGAGTAGATGCTTCTGCAGATAGTCGTAACTACGAGCCCGGATCCGCCATTGTTTGCTATTCATCCCCGAAGCGTCCTTGTAGGGAAGCCCGAGATAGAATTCGTCGTCCTCGCTTCCCCTGCCTTCGGCGGCCCTTATCCGTTCATAATCGTGAATGAATTGGGCATAGTGGGTCACCCGATCTGGTGGCAAAGCCTGCACAATGTCGTCGCTCACGCCCATCTGAAAACCGCATGAGTCGCAGGAGAGCCCATCCACGGCCGCCCGGCAGCTTGGGCATCGTAGGCCAAGTTCAAGATGGGCGGCGAGATTGCTGGTGCTGGCAGACAACTGAGTACCCATTGTCGCATATCTCCAAAGTCAGCAAGGTCTCGAAGCGCAAGCTCGGACAGCTCGTGTAGGGCGGAGCATCTACGCTCCTCTGGGCAATGCTAATTCGGTGATTGCCACAAAGGCGGCCGGCGCCGGGGACGCGATCGGGGCCGCGGAAAAGGTGGTCTCGCCATTCCGGCTTACGGCTTCCAACTCATCGACCCGGCGCCATAGAGAAGCGATCCGAGACGCCTGGTCGGACGGCGGAGCTGACGACCGCCATGAATCCACCTCTGCATGCAACGCGTCGCGCACGGCTCGATAGAATTCGGTCTTATAAGCGGCATTGAACATGATGCAGAGGTCGTCGCTGTCGGTCCAATTGCGCTTAGGTCCGAGTTGAGCTTGCACACGCTCATGAAATACGGTGCCTGGAAGCGGGTAGGAAAAGGAAATTCCAATGTCATCGGGACGTGTCTCCCGTACAAAGGAGATCGTCTCCTGCAACTCCGGCCAACCCTCACCCGGGTACCCGAACTGCAGGAAATAACCGGCGCGGATACCCGCTTCTTTCAGCCGATGCCGGGCGACGATGATTGCGGCCGCGTCTAGACCCTTGTCCATCTCGTCCAGCACAGCCTGCGATCCTGACTCCACCCCGAGCCAAACTTCCGCGCATCCGGCAACCTTTAAGTGATGAACGGTCTCTTCGCTCATCAGATCGGCGCGAGATTGGACCTTGAAGGGGATCGTTGCATTTCGGGCTGTAACTTCCTCGGCGAACTGTTTCACCCAGTGATGATTCAACGCGAATACATCGTCGCCAAACCAGATGTGCTGAACTCCGGCGTTCGTCTTTAACCATTTCATTTCTTCGGCAACAGCTGAAGCTGAGCGGAGGTGAAACTTATTGCCGGAGATTGGCTTTGCGCACCAGTTGCAACGGTAGGGACAACCCCGGCTGGCCACCATGTTTGTGGAGAAATATCCGTGAGCCTTCATCCATGCTTCCCGATACGGATTTAGATCAATCAGATCTCGTGAGGGGACTGAGAGATCCGCCCACGCAGGATTCTTCGCGAGCCTTTTCACGCTGGGCCTGCCATGCCTGTCGAGCATGACGAGCCCTTCGATCTCCGGAGCCTCTTTTCCCTGCAGGAGGGACTTACACAGTTCTACCAGCGCGTGCTCAGCCTCTCCGCAGAGAACATAGTCGAAGCCATTCTGCAGAAACTTAGCCGGGTTATCTGTTGAATCAGAGCCATGCACGATGACGATCGCTCCGGCCGCTCGCGCCGCCTCGGCGATCTCCCAGGCGACCTCCCTCATGCGGGTAAGGCACATCTTGGAGAGGAAATTGAAGTCATCCTCATAGACCGCCACGATTTTGGGGCTGTGGCGCGTCAACATCGCGCCGAAGTTACTGGAGGGGTCCTCCAGCATAGAGTCGAAAACGGCAACGGAGATTCCGCTATCACGTAGGGCGGTTGCCGCGTAGAGAGTGCCGATGGGTGCGTAAGGCTGCATCTTGCGAAGCTGCTTCGAATCATAAGGAAGATGATACGAATGGGTTAATAGGATTTCTGCCAAAACTCACCTCGGAAGTGCTGCAAGCCTTGCTCACAGATTGAGCAAACACCTACGTCTTATGTCTCTACGAGAGTTAGTCTAGGGTTGCTCTAGGCCCCAGTTGTCGCCCAATTGTCAACGCCATGTAATCTCTCCTGCGTAAAGCAGCACGACTCTCGATAGGCTCCAAAGGTCATCCATGGACGGACGGCGCCTCGTTACCGACCGACGGGATTCGGGAGGACACACTGGAGAGATGACCAAGCTTGTCACGCTTTGTTGCGGTGTAACGAGCGGAATATGGGCTGGCCAGAACGTCGGCGCTGAGCCGCT includes these proteins:
- a CDS encoding flavin reductase, with amino-acid sequence MSIARRVKDSLKDLLLGKVRPPEKFFLGQDGEQKEVAVWLHGMGAPRDVTNRHSMASALPLTICVAFDKDTFLSKRSLKGLSLRFCEREGDCRLLGTIGLKHNGISIPTNGPTLYFFRVASAHSYCLPRLHLWMSYLQQAYRNWRQPLPPGTMTLSSVDMRARDILFICPRLIDLGSAEENSRGNMFPLNVMGQLDESYFGFGLKDDKSPAHLVERAGRIALSTVPMRHGDLAYKLGPNHSKKNGIEWEELPFPTKPSPKFGVPVPEFALRVREMEVEVSRKLGSHIFFVVRVIADQRFAEDQEWCVVHGHYQTWRLKSRPSEFASSLAEDARIKRGMISSGGHI
- a CDS encoding putative sugar O-methyltransferase, encoding MLKPKLKHLRHPLRTINSAIRIAGARVEMRAFASRGNRQFEGDPRYKLQNVTAGFASRRQTGAPDTALLDRICAAYHATIEDPRSADQAYDATGWWQQIRDSSLGPVRQALHARDTAALHRMYCNFFRDPCSTGLIAVPYGMTDIYFGGGMKDLHRRVYLSDALYRLDHWKQQTGARFLLRELAIPEIGNPFGVSIDGTLVAARSEFQHYCAARVGDLLESAHSTIVEIGGGFGGMAYYLMRDRPKIKYLDFDLPESIALATYYLMNALPQKRFLLFGERPLTMENMAASDIVLMPLFQMESLQTASADLTFSCHAMTDIDKEELASYLATTQRVTRNHFLFVGTRMLSELPGMGGLDVKNFQLKEQRQLRWNSHRQPRVEEVECLYSFHHAAENMNTAERDLAHVDR
- a CDS encoding class I SAM-dependent methyltransferase, which gives rise to MGTQLSASTSNLAAHLELGLRCPSCRAAVDGLSCDSCGFQMGVSDDIVQALPPDRVTHYAQFIHDYERIRAAEGRGSEDDEFYLGLPYKDASGMNSKQWRIRARSYDYLQKHLLKQIPRSDGGLILDLGAGNGWMSYRLATAGYKPVAVDLLTNDRDGLGAAEHYRKLIPKLFPRFQAELACLPFQDAQFDAVIFNASFHYSEDYQATLGEALRCVRKSGLVIISDTPWYSSEDSGQRMVSERQAHFCRSYGTASDSIKSLEFLTEERLRRLEEYFSIQMTAYSPYYGLQWAARPLLAKLRNKREPSQFRIFAARR
- a CDS encoding B12-binding domain-containing radical SAM protein, with protein sequence MAEILLTHSYHLPYDSKQLRKMQPYAPIGTLYAATALRDSGISVAVFDSMLEDPSSNFGAMLTRHSPKIVAVYEDDFNFLSKMCLTRMREVAWEIAEAARAAGAIVIVHGSDSTDNPAKFLQNGFDYVLCGEAEHALVELCKSLLQGKEAPEIEGLVMLDRHGRPSVKRLAKNPAWADLSVPSRDLIDLNPYREAWMKAHGYFSTNMVASRGCPYRCNWCAKPISGNKFHLRSASAVAEEMKWLKTNAGVQHIWFGDDVFALNHHWVKQFAEEVTARNATIPFKVQSRADLMSEETVHHLKVAGCAEVWLGVESGSQAVLDEMDKGLDAAAIIVARHRLKEAGIRAGYFLQFGYPGEGWPELQETISFVRETRPDDIGISFSYPLPGTVFHERVQAQLGPKRNWTDSDDLCIMFNAAYKTEFYRAVRDALHAEVDSWRSSAPPSDQASRIASLWRRVDELEAVSRNGETTFSAAPIASPAPAAFVAITELALPRGA